In Desulfovibrio sp. 86, the following proteins share a genomic window:
- a CDS encoding glutamine amidotransferase — protein MKRCVAVQHVAFEHLGVFEQPLREAGYDVTYVQAGVSPMTSDLWKDADLAVVLGGPIGVGEEDIYPFLLDERAMVAERLASGKPLLGICLGAQIMAAALGAKVYAGPKKEIGWGTVDVTAAGLRGPLAELADAPVLHWHGDTFDVPAGCELLAATPLTPHQAFSCGRGQLGLQFHAEMDARLMDTWLIGHCCELAQTGNDPRAIRADALRLGEAARTAGQKFIRRWLAEELA, from the coding sequence ATGAAACGTTGTGTTGCCGTGCAGCATGTGGCTTTTGAGCATTTGGGCGTTTTTGAACAGCCTTTGAGAGAGGCCGGCTATGACGTGACCTACGTGCAGGCCGGGGTGAGCCCCATGACCAGCGATTTGTGGAAGGATGCGGATCTGGCCGTGGTCCTGGGCGGCCCCATTGGCGTGGGCGAAGAAGACATCTATCCCTTCCTGCTTGACGAAAGGGCCATGGTGGCGGAGCGGCTGGCCTCGGGCAAGCCCTTGCTGGGCATTTGCCTTGGGGCGCAGATTATGGCCGCCGCTCTTGGCGCAAAGGTCTATGCCGGGCCGAAAAAAGAAATAGGCTGGGGCACGGTGGACGTGACCGCAGCGGGGCTGCGCGGACCTCTGGCGGAGCTTGCCGATGCCCCTGTGCTCCACTGGCACGGCGACACGTTTGACGTCCCGGCAGGATGCGAACTGCTAGCCGCAACGCCTTTGACGCCGCATCAGGCATTTTCCTGCGGGCGCGGCCAGCTTGGTCTGCAATTTCATGCGGAAATGGACGCAAGGCTTATGGATACCTGGCTTATCGGCCATTGCTGCGAACTGGCCCAGACCGGCAACGACCCCCGTGCCATACGGGCGGACGCGCTGCGATTGGGAGAAGCCGCCCGCACGGCGGGGCAGAAGTTCATACGGCGCTGGCTGGCTGAAGAGCTTGCCTGA
- a CDS encoding Fe-only nitrogenase accessory AnfO family protein — protein MTTLLDGGRIAVFMDGAGELAAPPTASVVSVYARGEDGWQPESETGFALTGKESIGGLREKLDHLVRTLGACRILVGTDDNGALYGMLDALGFNICIMDRFDVLALEAVRGSVLNALRNPAAPSSRPSASTPREIAPGRFFLDMVEAKEVDPLFTSREALLVFFEKKPFIQLQVRCDHPPRWLDSFALLTGLETSRETLESGLTLLTVNHPAGRDHATLTGQKWFDAGGCSCG, from the coding sequence ATGACCACGTTGCTCGATGGAGGCAGAATTGCAGTCTTTATGGATGGGGCCGGAGAGCTTGCGGCTCCCCCCACTGCCAGTGTTGTGTCAGTGTACGCCAGAGGTGAAGACGGATGGCAGCCGGAGAGCGAAACCGGTTTCGCCCTGACTGGTAAGGAGAGCATCGGCGGCCTGCGCGAAAAGCTGGACCATCTGGTGCGGACGCTGGGCGCTTGCCGCATACTGGTGGGCACGGACGACAATGGAGCCCTGTACGGCATGCTGGATGCCCTTGGCTTCAACATCTGCATTATGGACAGGTTTGACGTTCTGGCCCTGGAGGCTGTGCGCGGCAGTGTTCTGAATGCCCTGCGCAACCCGGCCGCGCCTTCGTCGCGACCATCTGCCAGCACGCCGCGCGAGATAGCGCCAGGGCGTTTTTTTCTCGATATGGTGGAGGCCAAGGAGGTTGACCCCCTGTTCACCTCACGGGAGGCTCTTCTGGTCTTCTTTGAAAAAAAACCTTTTATCCAGTTGCAGGTTCGCTGCGATCATCCGCCGCGCTGGCTGGACAGCTTTGCGCTGCTGACCGGGCTTGAGACCAGCAGGGAGACTCTGGAGTCCGGCCTTACCCTGCTTACCGTAAACCATCCGGCAGGACGCGATCACGCCACGCTCACAGGGCAAAAATGGTTTGACGCGGGGGGGTGTTCTTGTGGATAA
- the nifH gene encoding nitrogenase iron protein, translated as MPRKIAIYGKGGIGKSTTTQNTAAAMAHFHNKKIFIHGCDPKADSTRLILGGKPQETLMDTLRALGAEKVTLDKVVKKGFKDILCVESGGPEPGVGCAGRGVITAIDLMENQGAYTDDLDFVFFDVLGDVVCGGFAMPIRDGKAQEVYIVASGEMMAIYAANNICKGLLKYAKQSGVRLGGIICNSRNVDKEKEFLEEFTASIGTQMIHFVPRDNIVQKAEFNKKTVTEFDDSVNQAQEYSMLGEKIINNKNFVIPQPLTMDQLEAMVVKYGISD; from the coding sequence ATGCCTCGCAAAATCGCTATTTACGGCAAGGGCGGCATCGGCAAGTCCACCACCACTCAGAACACTGCGGCCGCCATGGCCCATTTTCACAACAAGAAGATCTTCATCCACGGCTGCGACCCCAAGGCCGACTCCACCCGCCTCATTCTCGGCGGCAAGCCGCAGGAAACGCTTATGGACACCCTGCGTGCCCTGGGCGCTGAAAAGGTCACCCTGGACAAGGTCGTGAAGAAGGGCTTCAAGGACATCCTCTGCGTGGAATCCGGCGGCCCCGAACCCGGCGTTGGCTGTGCGGGACGCGGCGTCATCACGGCCATTGACCTTATGGAAAATCAGGGCGCGTACACGGACGATCTGGACTTTGTGTTCTTTGACGTTCTGGGCGACGTGGTGTGCGGCGGCTTTGCCATGCCCATACGCGACGGCAAGGCCCAGGAAGTCTACATCGTGGCTTCTGGTGAAATGATGGCCATCTACGCCGCCAACAACATCTGCAAGGGGCTTCTCAAGTATGCCAAGCAGAGCGGCGTGCGCCTCGGCGGCATCATCTGCAACAGCAGAAACGTGGACAAGGAAAAAGAATTTCTTGAAGAGTTCACCGCATCCATCGGCACGCAGATGATCCACTTCGTCCCCCGCGACAACATCGTGCAGAAGGCGGAATTCAACAAAAAAACCGTCACGGAATTCGACGATTCCGTCAATCAGGCCCAGGAATACAGCATGCTGGGCGAAAAAATCATCAACAACAAGAATTTTGTCATCCCGCAGCCCCTGACCATGGACCAGCTTGAAGCCATGGTCGTGAAATACGGCATCAGCGACTAA
- a CDS encoding P-II family nitrogen regulator produces MKMVRAVIRPESTELVVDALAASGFVALTKIQAFGRGKQKGIDSGNVHYDELPKNLLMLVVEDEHVPQVLEVVQKQAKTGSFGDGKVFVSPVDTVFTIRTGQEGV; encoded by the coding sequence ATGAAAATGGTACGAGCTGTCATACGACCGGAGAGCACGGAACTTGTGGTGGATGCCCTCGCCGCTTCGGGCTTTGTGGCCCTGACCAAGATACAGGCCTTCGGCCGCGGCAAGCAGAAAGGCATAGACAGCGGCAATGTACACTATGACGAGTTGCCCAAGAACCTGCTTATGCTCGTGGTAGAGGACGAACACGTTCCCCAGGTGCTGGAGGTGGTGCAAAAGCAGGCCAAGACAGGCAGCTTTGGCGACGGCAAGGTTTTCGTCTCCCCTGTGGACACCGTCTTCACCATCCGCACCGGCCAGGAAGGCGTCTAG
- a CDS encoding P-II family nitrogen regulator, with translation MKEIIAIIRPNKVTATKRALDRLGFPSMSVVAVFGRGKQKGIANEVAVEISPIVRGLGSFKGMPYVPKRLLSIVVPAEMLNKVLNTIIKVNQTGDIGDGKVIVCPVEDALRVRTGETGQAAIL, from the coding sequence ATGAAGGAAATAATCGCCATCATACGGCCCAACAAGGTCACAGCCACAAAACGGGCACTGGACCGCCTGGGCTTCCCGAGCATGAGCGTCGTGGCCGTTTTCGGGCGCGGCAAGCAAAAGGGGATCGCCAACGAGGTCGCTGTGGAAATCAGCCCCATAGTGCGGGGGCTGGGCAGCTTCAAGGGCATGCCCTATGTGCCCAAACGACTGCTTTCCATCGTGGTTCCCGCCGAAATGCTCAACAAGGTTTTGAACACCATCATCAAGGTAAACCAGACCGGGGACATCGGCGACGGCAAGGTCATCGTCTGTCCTGTGGAAGACGCTCTGCGGGTTCGCACGGGCGAAACGGGCCAGGCCGCCATCCTGTAA
- the anfD gene encoding nitrogenase iron-iron protein, alpha chain, translating to MPYHLFKCSECIPDRKMHAVVKGENEDLSSCLPLGYLNTIPGTISERGCAFCGAKHVIGTPMKDVIHLCHGPVGCTYDTWQTKRYISDDGNFQLKYTFASDMKEKHVVFGAEDQLRNSIVEAFKAFPHIKRMTIYQTCASALIGDDINALAQEIMEEMPDVDIFVCNSPGFAGPSQSGGHHKINIAWINQKVGTYEPEITSRYVINYVGDYNIQGDVEVMCDYFRRMGIQVLSVFTGNGRYDDLRGMHKAQLNVLECARSAEYICNELRTRYGIPRLDIDGFGYEMISESLLKIGLFFGLEKEAQAIIDEETARWKPELDWYAKRLKGIKVCLWPGGSKLWHWAHIIEKEMGLNVVSIYSKFGHQGDFEKGIARVKPGTLAIDDPNELEGLEAMEQWKPDIIFTGVRPGEVAKKIRVPYLNAHAYHNGPWKGFEGWVRFARDIYNAVYSPIHQLSGIDISKDDFPLDRGFMTQRLISGPDIKDENGERQYTGKYDCVTPLRSKEYPPYPEPLSQAV from the coding sequence ATGCCATACCATCTCTTCAAGTGCAGTGAATGCATACCCGATCGCAAGATGCACGCCGTGGTCAAGGGCGAAAACGAAGACCTGTCCTCCTGCCTGCCGCTGGGCTATCTGAACACCATTCCCGGCACCATTTCCGAACGCGGGTGCGCCTTCTGCGGGGCCAAGCACGTTATCGGCACGCCCATGAAGGACGTTATCCATCTCTGCCACGGCCCCGTGGGATGCACCTACGACACATGGCAGACCAAAAGGTACATCAGCGACGACGGCAACTTCCAGCTCAAGTACACGTTTGCATCGGACATGAAGGAAAAGCACGTGGTCTTCGGCGCCGAAGACCAGTTGCGCAACAGTATTGTCGAGGCTTTCAAGGCCTTCCCGCACATCAAGCGCATGACCATCTACCAGACCTGCGCCTCGGCCCTTATCGGCGACGACATCAACGCCCTGGCCCAGGAAATTATGGAAGAAATGCCCGATGTGGACATTTTTGTGTGCAACTCGCCCGGCTTCGCCGGCCCCAGCCAGTCCGGCGGGCACCACAAGATCAACATCGCCTGGATCAACCAGAAAGTCGGCACCTATGAGCCGGAAATCACCAGCCGCTACGTGATCAACTATGTGGGCGACTACAACATCCAGGGCGATGTGGAAGTCATGTGCGACTACTTCCGCCGCATGGGCATTCAGGTGCTTTCGGTCTTCACGGGCAACGGCCGCTACGACGATCTGCGCGGCATGCACAAAGCCCAGCTCAACGTGCTGGAGTGCGCCCGCTCGGCAGAATACATCTGCAACGAACTGCGCACCCGTTACGGCATCCCCCGGTTGGATATCGACGGCTTCGGTTATGAGATGATCAGCGAATCCCTGCTCAAAATCGGGCTTTTCTTCGGGCTGGAAAAAGAAGCCCAGGCCATCATCGACGAAGAGACAGCCCGCTGGAAGCCCGAACTGGACTGGTACGCCAAGCGGCTCAAGGGCATCAAGGTCTGCCTGTGGCCCGGCGGTTCCAAGCTGTGGCACTGGGCCCACATCATAGAAAAGGAAATGGGCCTGAACGTGGTTTCCATCTACTCCAAGTTCGGCCACCAGGGCGACTTTGAAAAGGGCATAGCCCGCGTCAAGCCGGGAACCCTCGCCATCGACGATCCCAACGAACTTGAAGGCCTGGAGGCAATGGAACAGTGGAAGCCGGACATCATCTTCACCGGCGTGCGCCCCGGCGAGGTCGCCAAAAAAATCCGCGTGCCGTATCTGAACGCCCACGCCTACCACAACGGCCCGTGGAAAGGATTTGAAGGCTGGGTGCGGTTTGCCCGCGACATATACAATGCCGTGTATTCGCCCATTCACCAGCTGTCCGGCATTGATATCAGCAAGGACGACTTCCCGCTGGATCGCGGGTTCATGACCCAGAGGCTGATATCCGGCCCGGATATCAAGGACGAGAATGGCGAACGCCAGTATACGGGCAAGTACGACTGCGTGACCCCGTTGCGCAGCAAGGAATACCCGCCCTACCCCGAACCTCTTTCACAGGCCGTGTAG
- the anfG gene encoding Fe-only nitrogenase subunit delta — translation MGAQTNDHYVEKVIDYIMRKCLWQFHSRAWDRERQNAGIMTQTTQILCGEQPDVQTPENRCYWVDAVMMARGLIGENPELADMNNDDIRLFMTDAKKRLDFLTIHGSLNQELTDPKY, via the coding sequence ATGGGAGCCCAAACAAACGATCACTATGTGGAAAAAGTCATCGACTACATCATGCGCAAATGCCTGTGGCAGTTCCACTCACGGGCCTGGGACAGGGAGCGGCAGAACGCGGGCATCATGACCCAGACCACGCAGATACTCTGCGGCGAGCAACCCGACGTTCAAACCCCCGAAAACCGCTGCTACTGGGTTGATGCTGTCATGATGGCCCGGGGCCTGATCGGAGAAAACCCCGAACTGGCAGACATGAACAACGACGACATTCGCCTGTTCATGACGGATGCCAAAAAGAGACTGGATTTTCTGACTATTCACGGTTCACTGAACCAGGAACTGACAGATCCCAAGTACTGA
- the anfK gene encoding Fe-only nitrogenase subunit beta — protein MSCEIMEKERSGVINPIFTCQPCGAQYVSIGVKDCIGIVHGGQGCVMFVRLLFAQHFKDNFEVASSSVHEDGAVFGATNRVEEAVDVLLMRYPDVKVVPIISTCSTEIIGDDIDGVVTKLNNGLLKEKYADREVHLIAIHTPSFVGSMISGYDIALRDFVTHFAEKGEPNGKLNLLTGWVNPGDVKELKHLLSLMDVDATVLLEIESFDSPLLPDGTGKSHGSTTIADLKGTANAVGTIALARYETGRAAKYLEKEFDLPTVIGPTPIGIRNTDVFLKNVQKLTGKPITQALVHERGIAMDALADLTHMFLADKKVAIYGNPDLVIGLAQFCLDLEMKPVLILLGDDNPHYAEDPRLKEMKDNVDFDMQIVTNADLWDLDGRLKRGEVELDLILGHSKGRWAAIDNNVPMLRVGFPTYDRAGLYRYPVMGYAGAAWLAENMANTLFTDMEYKKNKEWILNVW, from the coding sequence ATGTCTTGCGAAATAATGGAAAAAGAACGGTCAGGGGTCATCAACCCCATTTTCACCTGTCAACCCTGCGGCGCGCAGTATGTCAGCATCGGCGTCAAGGACTGCATCGGCATTGTCCACGGCGGTCAGGGCTGCGTCATGTTCGTGCGCCTGCTATTCGCCCAGCACTTCAAGGACAACTTCGAAGTGGCGTCCTCCTCCGTGCATGAAGACGGCGCGGTCTTCGGGGCCACCAACAGGGTGGAAGAAGCTGTGGACGTGCTGCTTATGCGTTATCCGGACGTGAAGGTCGTGCCCATCATCTCCACCTGTTCCACGGAAATCATCGGCGACGACATCGATGGCGTGGTGACCAAGCTTAACAACGGCCTGCTCAAGGAAAAATATGCGGACCGTGAGGTGCACCTCATCGCAATACATACGCCAAGCTTTGTGGGCAGCATGATCAGCGGTTACGACATCGCGCTGCGGGATTTTGTGACGCACTTCGCCGAAAAGGGCGAACCCAACGGCAAGCTCAACCTCCTTACCGGATGGGTGAACCCCGGTGACGTCAAGGAGCTCAAGCACCTGCTCAGCCTGATGGACGTGGACGCCACCGTGCTTCTGGAAATTGAAAGTTTCGACTCGCCCCTGTTGCCCGACGGCACGGGCAAATCCCACGGCAGCACCACCATTGCGGATCTCAAGGGAACCGCCAATGCCGTGGGAACCATCGCCCTGGCCCGGTACGAAACAGGCAGGGCGGCAAAGTACCTTGAAAAAGAGTTCGACCTGCCCACCGTCATAGGCCCCACGCCCATAGGCATCCGCAATACGGACGTTTTTTTGAAAAACGTGCAAAAGCTCACGGGCAAGCCCATCACGCAGGCTCTGGTGCACGAACGCGGCATAGCCATGGATGCCCTTGCTGACCTCACCCATATGTTCCTGGCGGACAAAAAGGTGGCCATCTACGGCAATCCCGATCTGGTCATCGGCCTGGCCCAGTTCTGCCTTGATCTGGAAATGAAGCCCGTCCTGATTCTGCTTGGCGACGACAACCCGCACTATGCCGAAGACCCGCGCCTCAAGGAAATGAAGGACAATGTGGACTTTGACATGCAGATCGTCACCAACGCCGACCTCTGGGATCTGGACGGCCGCCTCAAGCGTGGCGAAGTGGAACTGGATCTCATACTCGGCCACTCCAAGGGGCGCTGGGCCGCCATAGACAACAATGTGCCCATGCTGCGCGTGGGCTTTCCCACCTATGACCGTGCCGGCCTCTACCGTTACCCCGTCATGGGATACGCCGGAGCCGCCTGGCTTGCGGAAAATATGGCCAACACCCTGTTTACCGATATGGAATACAAAAAGAACAAGGAATGGATACTGAACGTCTGGTAG
- a CDS encoding gamma-glutamylcyclotransferase family protein has translation MDITASFDRYGRKDRQYYFAYGSNMHPAQISTRCAAPRAVCTACLADHKLAFHGRNRVWDGGMATVVPAQGREVWGVLYELGFGDSLSLDLWCSARLDGGGAYFHYPVLVRDGAGEEHAAVLYKKDVLGTPVPPSSEHMAFILEAARMRSLPPRYLQILEKMESTPARYDVPREAKQLHGVLVEATCHECAG, from the coding sequence ATGGATATCACCGCCAGCTTTGACCGATACGGGCGCAAGGACAGGCAGTACTACTTCGCCTATGGTTCCAATATGCATCCCGCCCAGATCAGCACGCGTTGCGCCGCGCCCCGCGCGGTCTGCACCGCCTGCCTGGCGGATCACAAGCTGGCGTTTCACGGTCGCAACAGGGTTTGGGACGGCGGCATGGCAACCGTCGTTCCGGCCCAGGGCCGCGAGGTTTGGGGAGTCTTGTATGAACTGGGCTTCGGCGACAGCCTCAGCCTTGACCTGTGGTGCAGTGCGCGGCTGGACGGCGGCGGGGCCTATTTTCATTATCCTGTGCTTGTGCGCGATGGCGCTGGCGAAGAGCATGCGGCAGTGCTGTACAAAAAGGACGTGCTCGGCACGCCTGTGCCGCCCAGCAGCGAGCATATGGCATTCATTCTGGAGGCGGCCCGCATGCGCAGCCTGCCTCCCCGGTATCTGCAAATTCTGGAAAAGATGGAAAGCACGCCCGCGCGCTATGACGTCCCACGCGAGGCAAAACAGTTGCACGGCGTGCTTGTGGAAGCTACCTGCCATGAGTGCGCCGGGTAA
- a CDS encoding pyridoxamine 5'-phosphate oxidase family protein: MQARMKEHQLTADQIVALLDKAPVGHLGTVDEKGFPYVTPVHFVRLGDSIYFHGLARGRKLANLAADPKVCFEVAGEHSYIQADAPCDTNTAYRSVIITGRAATVEALDLKTRALDAIVAKYTPQHSGASFPANMLQMTAVVEITIIEITGKYYA; the protein is encoded by the coding sequence ATGCAGGCGCGCATGAAGGAACACCAGCTCACGGCGGATCAGATCGTGGCCCTTCTGGACAAGGCCCCAGTGGGGCATCTTGGCACAGTGGATGAAAAGGGCTTTCCCTATGTAACGCCCGTCCACTTTGTCCGTCTTGGCGACAGCATATATTTTCACGGCCTTGCCAGGGGGCGCAAGCTCGCGAACCTTGCCGCCGACCCCAAAGTCTGTTTTGAGGTTGCGGGCGAGCACAGCTACATCCAGGCAGATGCCCCGTGCGACACCAATACGGCCTATCGGAGCGTCATCATCACGGGCAGGGCCGCGACGGTGGAGGCTCTTGACCTGAAAACCCGCGCGCTTGACGCCATTGTCGCCAAGTATACGCCGCAGCACAGCGGCGCGAGCTTCCCCGCGAACATGCTGCAAATGACGGCCGTGGTCGAAATCACCATTATTGAAATTACCGGGAAGTACTATGCCTAG
- a CDS encoding sigma-54-dependent Fis family transcriptional regulator, which yields MRVELYDAELQCEADECRGKIITLLLRVGKLLSEQNDVVAALDSLLSYMRRHMGMQRAAINLLHRESGHVFAYRCTGMTPSEQDRGVYHVGEGITGKVVENATPIVLRRIGSEPDFLNRTGTIMLDSDKDMSFICVPIHLGPKVLGAISASRLYQSDAALRKHVNVLSVMAQMLAHAVELYLVENIDRVEWEKRTRLLLSQLKERFHPDNMIGISRPMQEVYELIHKASPTKVTVLLLGESGVGKEMVANALHYGGLRPGGPFIKCNCAALPESIVESELFGHEKGSFTGASFRKGRFEDADGGTIFLDEVGELSLAVQAKLLRLLQERQFERVGGNRSIAVDIRIIAATNRDLAEMVTQGTFREDLYYRLNVFPVMIPPLRQRGDDVVALAEHFMNYYAKEAEKNITGISTSAMNLLVRHNWPGNVRELENVIHRAVILAEGEILHAHDLPLALHPQTSPGKGQPPNLENRLASIEYDMLVETLRRCQGNMSKAAEALGLTRRTMGLRMKRFNLNYKQFREGG from the coding sequence ATGCGTGTCGAACTCTATGACGCAGAGCTTCAGTGTGAGGCCGACGAATGCAGGGGTAAAATCATCACCCTGCTCCTGCGGGTCGGCAAACTGCTTTCCGAGCAGAACGACGTTGTGGCGGCTCTGGACAGCCTGCTGTCTTACATGCGGCGGCATATGGGCATGCAGCGCGCCGCCATAAACCTGTTGCACAGGGAATCAGGACATGTTTTTGCCTACCGCTGCACGGGCATGACCCCCTCGGAACAGGACAGAGGCGTGTACCACGTTGGCGAGGGCATCACCGGCAAGGTTGTGGAAAACGCGACGCCCATCGTGCTGCGGCGCATCGGCAGCGAACCGGATTTTCTCAACCGCACCGGAACCATCATGCTGGACAGCGACAAGGACATGTCCTTCATCTGCGTGCCCATCCACCTGGGCCCCAAGGTTTTGGGAGCCATCAGCGCCAGCCGCCTGTACCAGAGCGATGCTGCGCTGCGCAAACATGTGAACGTCCTGAGCGTCATGGCGCAGATGCTGGCCCATGCCGTTGAGCTGTATCTTGTGGAAAACATTGACCGTGTGGAATGGGAAAAGCGTACCCGCCTGCTGCTCAGCCAGTTGAAGGAGCGTTTTCATCCCGACAACATGATCGGCATTTCCCGCCCCATGCAGGAGGTGTATGAACTCATCCACAAGGCTTCACCCACCAAGGTGACGGTACTTCTGCTGGGCGAAAGCGGCGTGGGCAAAGAAATGGTGGCCAACGCCCTGCACTATGGCGGGCTGCGGCCCGGCGGCCCCTTTATCAAATGCAACTGCGCCGCCCTGCCCGAAAGCATCGTGGAAAGCGAGCTTTTCGGGCATGAAAAAGGCTCTTTCACAGGGGCCAGCTTTCGCAAGGGACGCTTTGAAGATGCTGACGGCGGCACCATTTTTCTGGACGAAGTGGGCGAACTGTCGCTGGCCGTGCAGGCCAAGCTGCTGCGATTGCTGCAAGAGCGCCAGTTCGAGCGTGTGGGCGGCAACCGCAGCATTGCCGTTGACATCCGCATCATCGCCGCCACCAACCGCGACCTTGCCGAAATGGTGACGCAGGGCACGTTTCGCGAAGATCTGTACTACCGCCTGAATGTCTTTCCCGTAATGATTCCTCCGCTGCGTCAGCGCGGAGACGATGTGGTGGCCCTGGCGGAGCACTTCATGAACTATTATGCCAAGGAGGCGGAAAAAAACATCACGGGCATTTCCACATCAGCCATGAATCTGCTGGTGCGGCACAACTGGCCAGGCAACGTGCGCGAACTTGAGAACGTCATCCACCGCGCCGTGATCCTGGCTGAAGGCGAGATTCTTCACGCCCACGACCTGCCCCTGGCATTGCACCCGCAAACGTCCCCCGGCAAGGGGCAGCCCCCCAATCTGGAAAACAGGCTGGCGTCCATCGAATACGACATGCTGGTGGAAACCCTGCGCAGATGCCAGGGCAATATGAGCAAGGCCGCCGAAGCCCTGGGGCTTACGCGACGCACCATGGGCCTGCGCATGAAGCGCTTCAATCTGAACTACAAGCAGTTCCGCGAGGGCGGGTAA
- a CDS encoding DMT family transporter encodes MRDKRFFQLSQGEWALVGVTMIWGTTFLIIRNALDVTGPLFFVGLRFGSAALALLAISLPILRGLTLHELFAGFLIGLSLLGGYALQSYGLVTISASKSAFITAFYVPAVPVLQWLFMRHRPSAMAWLGVGCALVGLILLAGPDGVSLGFGAGEMLTLLGAVACALEILFIGYFAGSVNVRRVTVVQVTVTSILSFSLMPIVGEPVPGFSWLLVCSACGLGVATALIQLVMNWAQKTISPTRATLIYAGEPVWAAIFGRMAGERLPLLSLVGGALVVAGVLISSARPRRGKKEKAAS; translated from the coding sequence ATGCGGGATAAAAGATTTTTTCAGCTCAGCCAGGGCGAATGGGCGCTGGTTGGCGTAACTATGATCTGGGGCACGACGTTTCTTATTATACGCAACGCTCTGGACGTTACCGGCCCCCTGTTTTTTGTGGGCCTGCGTTTTGGATCGGCGGCTCTGGCGCTTCTGGCCATTTCTTTGCCCATTCTGCGCGGACTTACCCTGCACGAGCTTTTTGCCGGATTCCTCATAGGGCTTTCGCTGCTGGGCGGCTATGCCTTGCAGTCGTATGGACTTGTGACCATCTCTGCCAGCAAATCAGCATTTATAACGGCTTTTTATGTGCCTGCCGTGCCTGTTTTACAATGGCTGTTCATGCGGCACCGCCCAAGCGCCATGGCATGGCTTGGCGTGGGTTGCGCCCTGGTGGGGCTGATTTTGCTGGCCGGGCCTGACGGCGTTTCGCTTGGCTTCGGCGCCGGCGAGATGCTCACGCTCCTGGGAGCCGTGGCCTGCGCTCTTGAGATTCTGTTCATCGGCTACTTTGCTGGGTCGGTCAATGTGCGCAGGGTCACTGTTGTACAGGTGACCGTTACCTCGATACTGAGTTTCAGCCTTATGCCCATTGTGGGTGAGCCTGTGCCGGGGTTTTCCTGGCTGCTCGTGTGCAGCGCCTGCGGGCTTGGGGTTGCCACAGCCCTCATCCAGCTGGTCATGAACTGGGCGCAAAAAACCATTTCGCCCACCCGCGCCACCCTCATTTATGCCGGAGAACCCGTATGGGCGGCCATTTTCGGGCGCATGGCCGGTGAGCGCCTGCCCTTGCTGAGCCTTGTGGGCGGGGCGCTTGTGGTGGCCGGCGTGCTCATCAGCAGCGCGCGGCCGCGCCGGGGAAAGAAGGAAAAGGCAGCTTCGTAG